A portion of the Oreochromis niloticus isolate F11D_XX linkage group LG10, O_niloticus_UMD_NMBU, whole genome shotgun sequence genome contains these proteins:
- the sparta gene encoding spartin a isoform X1, with the protein MAEPAELLLIRDQYELAFHSLSRGLAAEEAEKRAEALEYYRKGRLHLTQGLEVPTGGERQQGANWDTARQLQQKMRDTLKTIEIHLSDLETSQLITANQRDQLLKDLSAPQLYPDLAPSGQPPQSSVHHLYPTIPSTTHNIVPTPNTVPVSPASPPAPDTLPALVPETIAMASPAEQPPAYTPQPTDGHRILAYAPVEGGFCPGRQTGAVAGENGTELLCIPSGVQLFFVAPNGQVSSLSSPGYLRIIVVNSQQDSPAEKPAVFLHVCDWMYPLTKDTPVLLANSGIFMFPDSLAEMPGCYAGIVLSSELPPADLQTFQDLLSQLAEFRIQGPEGTESEVINLSTKVPLNPTKEQVEPTASAGEQEKLPLPGWSEKMGQGILTGALRLSESLVKGAEVTGRAIHKGAAKIRDQLTPEETPSEVSPSTTKRLEMARKATGGAVRVSQFLVNGVGTVAEKLAEKMAPHVKKHGAKLVPEALKKKEDGQASKMDGAKFVAVTTVHGLATIWSSLETGAKLVGKSVAAETVSTVTYKYGSNAGEATETALQSVINIGVTANNIDNAGIKAFFKAAGKKTTKELVANSNEEKELQKEEQEDEAKDAQNNKEGEKKQ; encoded by the exons ATGGCTGAACCTGCTGAATTGCTGCTCATCAGGGACCAGTATGAGCTGGCGTTTCATTCTTTGAGTCGTGGACTGGCTGCAGAAGAGGCAGAGAAAAGAGCCGAGGCCCTCGAGTATTACAGGAAGGGTCGGCTGCACCTCACTCAGGGACTGGAGGTTCCCACTGGAGGGGAGCGGCAGCAGGGAGCAAACTGGGACACAGCCCGTCAGCTTCAACAGAAGATGAGGGATACTTTGAAGACAATTGAGATCCACCTTTCTGACCTGGAAACATCTCAGCTTATAACAGCAAACCAGAGGGACCAGCTGTTGAAAGATCTTTCTGCTCCCCAACTTTATCCAGACCTAGCACCTAGCGGCCAGCCTCCCCAAAGCTCTGTCCACCATCTCTACCCCACCATACCTTCTACCACCCACAACATTGTCCCAACCCCCAACACAGTCCCTGTCAGTCCTGCTTCCCCTCCTGCTCCAGACACACTCCCTGCACTGGTTCCAGAGACTATAGCCATGGCCAGTCCAGCAGAGCAGCCTCCAGCGTACACACCACAGCCCACAGATGGGCACCGTATTCTGGCTTATGCTCCTGTTGAAGGTGGCTTTTGTCCAGGAAGACAGACTGGAGCAGTAGCCGGAGAAAATGGAACTGAACTGCTGTGCATCCCTTCTGGAGTGCAGCTGTTTTTTGTGGCACCAAACGGGCAAGTCAGCTCACTCTCCTCTCCAGGCTACCTTCGCATCATTGTGGTGAACAGTCAGCAGGATTCCCCTGCTGAAAAACCTGCAGTGTTTTTACAT GTATGCGACTGGATGTACCCACTGACAAAGGACACCCCAGTGCTGCTGGCTAACTCCGGGATCTTCATGTTCCCTGACTCCTTGGCAGAGATGCCAGGGTGCTATGCGGGTATAGTGTTGTCTTCTGAACTGCCTCCTGCAGACCTGCAGACTTTTCAGGACCTCCTATCACAGCTTGCTGAATTCAGGATCCAG GGTCCAGAGGGCACAGAGTCAGAGGTAATCAACTTGAGTACGAAAGTCCCCCTTAATCCCACAAAAGAGCAGGTAGAACCGACTGCATCAGCAGGAGAGCAGGAAAAACTACCACTTCCTGGATGGAGTGAGAAGATGGGTCAAGGAATCTTGACAG GAGCTCTTCGGTTGAGTGAGTCACTGGTTAAAGGAGCAGAAGTTACTGGTAGGGCTATTCACAAAGGAGCAGCCAAGATTCGAGACCAACTCACACCTGAAGAGACTCCTTCGGAGGTCAGCCCCAGTACCACCAAACGTCTGGAGATGGCTAGAAAGGCCACTGGGGGTGCTGTTCGAGTCAGCCAGTTCTTGG TGAATGGTGTAGGCACAGTGGCAGAAAAACTGGCAGAAAAGATGGCACCTCATGTGAAGAAACATGGTGCAAAACTGGTTCCAGAAGCtttgaagaagaaagaagatggCCAAGCTTCCAAAATGGATGGAGCCAAGTTTGTAGCAGTCACCACTGTGCATG GTTTGGCTACCATTTGGTCTAGTCTGGAGACTGGAGCAAAACTTGTTGGTAAAAGTGTGGCAGCAGAGACGGTCTCAACTGTGACTTACAA GTACGGCAGCAATGCAGGCGAAGCCACAGAAACTGCTCTCCAGTCGGTGATCAACATTGGCGTGACTGCAAACAACATCGATAATGCGGGCATCAAAGCCTTTTTCAAGGCGGCCGGCAAGAAGACAACCAAGGAATTAGTCGCAAACTCAAATGAAGAGAAAGAGTTGCAGAAGGAAGAACAAGAGGATGAGGCAAAAGATGCACAGAATAACAAGGAAGGAGAGAAGAAACAATAG
- the sparta gene encoding spartin a isoform X2 encodes MAEPAELLLIRDQYELAFHSLSRGLAAEEAEKRAEALEYYRKGRLHLTQGLEVPTGGERQQGANWDTARQLQQKMRDTLKTIEIHLSDLETSQLITANQRDQLLKDLSAPQLYPDLAPSGQPPQSSVHHLYPTIPSTTHNIVPTPNTVPVSPASPPAPDTLPALVPETIAMASPAEQPPAYTPQPTDGHRILAYAPVEGGFCPGRQTGAVAGENGTELLCIPSGVQLFFVAPNGQVSSLSSPGYLRIIVVNSQQDSPAEKPAVFLHVCDWMYPLTKDTPVLLANSGIFMFPDSLAEMPGCYAGIVLSSELPPADLQTFQDLLSQLAEFRIQGPEGTESEVINLSTKVPLNPTKEQVEPTASAGEQEKLPLPGWSEKMGQGILTGALRLSESLVKGAEVTGRAIHKGAAKIRDQLTPEETPSEVSPSTTKRLEMARKATGGAVRVSQFLVNGVGTVAEKLAEKMAPHVKKHGAKLVPEALKKKEDGQASKMDGAKFVAVTTVHGLATIWSSLETGAKLVGKSVAAETVSTVTYKFRGLENLLNLSRNI; translated from the exons ATGGCTGAACCTGCTGAATTGCTGCTCATCAGGGACCAGTATGAGCTGGCGTTTCATTCTTTGAGTCGTGGACTGGCTGCAGAAGAGGCAGAGAAAAGAGCCGAGGCCCTCGAGTATTACAGGAAGGGTCGGCTGCACCTCACTCAGGGACTGGAGGTTCCCACTGGAGGGGAGCGGCAGCAGGGAGCAAACTGGGACACAGCCCGTCAGCTTCAACAGAAGATGAGGGATACTTTGAAGACAATTGAGATCCACCTTTCTGACCTGGAAACATCTCAGCTTATAACAGCAAACCAGAGGGACCAGCTGTTGAAAGATCTTTCTGCTCCCCAACTTTATCCAGACCTAGCACCTAGCGGCCAGCCTCCCCAAAGCTCTGTCCACCATCTCTACCCCACCATACCTTCTACCACCCACAACATTGTCCCAACCCCCAACACAGTCCCTGTCAGTCCTGCTTCCCCTCCTGCTCCAGACACACTCCCTGCACTGGTTCCAGAGACTATAGCCATGGCCAGTCCAGCAGAGCAGCCTCCAGCGTACACACCACAGCCCACAGATGGGCACCGTATTCTGGCTTATGCTCCTGTTGAAGGTGGCTTTTGTCCAGGAAGACAGACTGGAGCAGTAGCCGGAGAAAATGGAACTGAACTGCTGTGCATCCCTTCTGGAGTGCAGCTGTTTTTTGTGGCACCAAACGGGCAAGTCAGCTCACTCTCCTCTCCAGGCTACCTTCGCATCATTGTGGTGAACAGTCAGCAGGATTCCCCTGCTGAAAAACCTGCAGTGTTTTTACAT GTATGCGACTGGATGTACCCACTGACAAAGGACACCCCAGTGCTGCTGGCTAACTCCGGGATCTTCATGTTCCCTGACTCCTTGGCAGAGATGCCAGGGTGCTATGCGGGTATAGTGTTGTCTTCTGAACTGCCTCCTGCAGACCTGCAGACTTTTCAGGACCTCCTATCACAGCTTGCTGAATTCAGGATCCAG GGTCCAGAGGGCACAGAGTCAGAGGTAATCAACTTGAGTACGAAAGTCCCCCTTAATCCCACAAAAGAGCAGGTAGAACCGACTGCATCAGCAGGAGAGCAGGAAAAACTACCACTTCCTGGATGGAGTGAGAAGATGGGTCAAGGAATCTTGACAG GAGCTCTTCGGTTGAGTGAGTCACTGGTTAAAGGAGCAGAAGTTACTGGTAGGGCTATTCACAAAGGAGCAGCCAAGATTCGAGACCAACTCACACCTGAAGAGACTCCTTCGGAGGTCAGCCCCAGTACCACCAAACGTCTGGAGATGGCTAGAAAGGCCACTGGGGGTGCTGTTCGAGTCAGCCAGTTCTTGG TGAATGGTGTAGGCACAGTGGCAGAAAAACTGGCAGAAAAGATGGCACCTCATGTGAAGAAACATGGTGCAAAACTGGTTCCAGAAGCtttgaagaagaaagaagatggCCAAGCTTCCAAAATGGATGGAGCCAAGTTTGTAGCAGTCACCACTGTGCATG GTTTGGCTACCATTTGGTCTAGTCTGGAGACTGGAGCAAAACTTGTTGGTAAAAGTGTGGCAGCAGAGACGGTCTCAACTGTGACTTACAA ATTTAGGGGCTTAGAGAATCTTTTAAACTTGTCCAGAAACATATGA
- the ccna1 gene encoding cyclin-A1: MMNFSKNHGSRASKENMAPSARVDTLQRSKQRTVLGVLSENELRGRSHSQGGQFSKHSSTSESSQLNCLGCPSSSSYDVYVEEACEVVLAASGEEVVGYRYYQDAETNTLHNEDMVIMLELSSNPCRDASTSSESEEVFCLEYAGEIHQHLRNNEIKFRSWPKYLEKHPEITDDMRVVLVDWMVEVVQEFQLQAETLHLAINYLDRFLSLIGNVKRGNLQLVGTAALVIAAKYEEKSPPKLDQFVYITDNTYTKTQLLQMEQAFLSVLGFNLAAPTINSFLQLFMAIQSVCANTKNLALYVAELSLLEIDPFLQYSPSMVAAAAYCLATYTINKSLWPDSLVAFSGYTMAEISACLIDLYKLYASAESRPLQAIREKYKSSKYCGVSWITPPALLF, from the exons ATG ATGAACTTTAGCAAAAATCATGGCAGTCGAGCCAGCAAAGAAAATATGGCACCTTCAGCCAGAGTAGATACGCTGCAGAGGTCCAAACAGCGGACGGTGCTCGGTGTCTTGTCAGAAAATGAACTGCGAGGTCGATCCCACAGCCAG GGTGGCCAGTTTTCCAAACACAGCTCAACCTCAGAGAGCTCTCAACTCAACTGTCTGGGCTGCCCTTCCAGCTCCAGCTATGACGTGTACGTCGAAGAAGCTTGCGAAGTTGTCCTTGCAGCTTCTGGCGAAGAAGTTGTCGGATACCGTTATTACCAAGATGCGGAAACCAATACCCTGCACAATGAAGATATGGTAATCATGCTGGAGCTGAGTTCAA ATCCATGCCGGGATGCTTCTACATCTTCTGAATCAGAGGAGGTGTTTTGTTTGGAGTATGCAGGAGAGATTCACCAGCACCTGAGGAATAATGAG ATTAAATTCAGGTCATGGCCAAAGTATTTAGAGAAACACCCAGAGATCACGGATGACATGCGCGTCGTTCTGGTGGACTGGATGGTTGAGGTGGTGCAGGAATTCCAACTTCAAGCTGAAACTCTTCATCTTGCTATCAATTACTTGGACCGATTTCTCTCCCTCATCGGAAATGTGAAACGAGGCAATCTGCAGCTGGTTGGCACGGCTGCCTTAGTGATTGCTGC aaaATATGAGGAGAAGTCACCTCCTAAACTCGACCAATTTGTGTACATCACAGACAACACCTACACTAAGACACAGCTGCTCCAGATGGAGCAAGCATTTCTAAGTGTGCTGGGCTTCAACTTGGCGGCACCCACCATAAACTCGTTCCTTCAGCTTTTCATGGCCATCCAGTCTGTCTGTGCCAACACCAAAAACCTGGCTCTG TATGTGGCGGAGTTAAGCCTGCTGGAAATAGATCCATTTCTACAGTACAGCCCATCTATGGTTGCTGCTGCAGCCTACTGCCTAGCTACCTACACTATAAACAAGTCTTTATGG CCCGATTCTTTAGTGGCTTTTAGCGGATACACGATGGCTGAAATTTCTGCCTGCCTGATTGACCTGTACAAGCTATACGCCAGCGCAGAGAGTCGCCCACTACAGGCCATCAGAGAAAAGTACAAAAGTTCAAA GTACTGTGGCGTGTCATGGATCACTCCCCCTGCTCTTTTGTTTTGA
- the sertm1 gene encoding serine-rich and transmembrane domain-containing protein 1, producing the protein MSGIDVPLMDQNETGISSVDNGTFLRFSPTSASTSAAASSPGRPGNVYVYVWLFLGLLVFLLTLLVISLHRLKNIISSSSSVPDCSSEGGSSFTNMEICSISSQRSTISALST; encoded by the coding sequence ATGTCTGGGATTGACGTTCCGTTGATGGACCAAAATGAGACCGGAATCTCATCAGTAGACAATGGGACTTTCCTCCGTTTCTCCCCGACCTCTGCCTCCACATCTGCCGCCGCCTCATCTCCAGGGCGTCCAGggaatgtttatgtttatgtatgGCTCTTTCTCGGCCTGCTGGTGTTCCTTCTGACGCTGCTCGTCATCTCCCTGCACAGGCTCAagaacatcatctcctcctcttcctctgtcccCGACTGCAGCAGCGAGGGAGGAAGCTCCTTCACCAACATGGAGATATGTAGCATCTCATCTCAGAGGTCCACCATCTCTGCACTCTCCACCTGA